Below is a genomic region from Bacteroidia bacterium.
TTATCGGGATATTATACATCAAGGACCTATTGGCCTTTCTAAATAAAAGTGAAAGCCTGGATTGGAAATCATTAATTCGGCCACATTTCGCTGTACCTGAAAGTAAGAAAATCGACGATTTGCTCAAAGAGTTTCAACATCGAAAAATGCACCTGGCCTTGGTGGTAGATGAATTTGGCGGACTTAGCGGAATTGTTACCCTTGAAGATGTTATGGAAGAAGTAGTTGGTGACATCAACGATGAATTCGATGATGACGAAGTTTTTTACTCCAAACTCGATGATTTTAATTTTGTTTTTGAAGGCAAAATAGCACTTACTAATTTTTATCGTATTTTAAATCTAGAACCAACTCCTTTTGAGGATCGTAAAGGGGAAAGTGATTCACTCGCAGGTTTTATCCTTGAACTTGAAGGGAAAATACCTCGCAAAAACCAAAAAATTAACTTTAATGGCTTGTTATTTACCATTGAAGCGGCTGATAACAAACGCATTAAACGAGTTAAAGTTACTTTACCGAAGGAGGATATTTCCTAATGACAAACTCCCTTAAATCCTGGATTTTCGCCCTAGGCATTCTCTCCATTTTTGTGCTTTTTAACGCCTGCACCGACGAATCTACACCAAGACCCAAAGGCTATTTACGCATAGCGCTTCCCGAGAAACAATACCGGGTTTATGATTCTATTTGTCCCTTCACATTCGATTTGCCTGTTTACGCTAAGGTACTTCCTTCCGAAAGTCAATTAGCTGAGCCTTGTTGGTCAAACATCGTTTTTCCTGGATTGAAAGCAACTCTGCACCTTAGCTACAAAGAGGTTAAACAAAATTTACCCCAACTCTTAGACGATACCAGAAAACTAACCAATAAGCACATTCCAAAGGCAAGTGCCATCCGTAAAAAACTAATCCAAGCCGACGATAAAAACGTGTATGGCATGTTTATCGAAGTAGATGGTGTTGGTGTGGCATCTCCTATCCAGTTTTATTTAACAGATAGCACTCATCATTTTATACGAGGAGCCTTATACTTTAATGCATCTCCCAATGCCGATTCTTTAGCTCCGGTTATACAATTCGTAAAACAGGATTTAGACCGATTGGTAAGTAGTTTTTCCTGGAAATCCAAGTAAGAGAAAACCCTACCTTTCCGTTTATTGAGGTAATGGGACGTTTTTTGTCAATAACCTTGCCTTTTCAAAAAAAAAATTGGAAAGCATCAAAAAAATCAGAAGTGATTCAGATAGGGTTTGCACCTCGGGCAACGATTGAGGCAAGTAGCCCACAGGAGCCCGAAGCCTTCTGGCGGAGGGCGACGAGGACTACAGCCGAAAGCGTGACCCGAACGCCTTTCTTGGATTGCTTGAAATTGCAACAACCTTGGTAAGGCGGAAGGGGGCCCGCCTAAAAAAACAACGAATTATTACAAAACTTTGGCAATTCAACTACCTTTTAGATTGTATTTTTGCACCCCAATTTCAATACATGGCTTGGCGAGATACCGAAGACCTTCCGAAGGCAAAAATTAATTCAGAATCACTTAGTAAAACCAAGCGAATATTCATTTATTTCCGCCCTTACCGATGGAAATACCTGGCCAGTATGGTTTTTCTGCTGCTTACATCGGCAGTAGCACTCGTTTTTCCAATGATGATGGGGAAACTAATCAATGCCGCCAGCAGCGAAATTGTTGGACGTATCAATGAAATCGCACTTTGGTTATTACTCATTTTTGGAGCACAAGCTGTTTTTTCGTTTATGCGGATTTATCTTTCGTTTAACGTTACGGAAAATGTACTTGCAGTGATACGAAGAGAAGTGTATGCCCACATGATACGCTTGCCTATGACATTCTTCTCACAACGTAGAATTGGGGAATTGAATAGCCGATTGAGTAGCGATTTGGTGATGATTCAAGATACTTTTACCACGACCCTGGCCGAATTTTTCAGGCAATTTATCATTATTGTTGGTGGTATTATTTTCCTGGCATTTACCTCCATTAAACTTACACTAATCATGATTATGGTAATTCCGTTGGTTGCCATTTTTGCGGTTATTTTTGGTCGTTCTATCCGTAAACTTTCCAAAGCAACCCAGGATAAAGTTGCCGAAAGCAATACCATTGTGGAAGAAACATTACAAGGCATTGCCAATGTTAAATCGTTTGCCAACGAATTTTTTGAATCGAACCGTTACAATAAAAGTACTCAGGAGATTATTAAAACGGCTATGAAAGGTGCAATTGCGCGTGGTGCTTTTGCCTCTTTTATCATTTTCTGCTTGTTTGGTTCCATCATTTTTGTGATTTGGGAAGGTGTTACTTTGGTTGCCAACAAGGAATTGGAACTTGGCACCATGATTCAATTCATCCTATATTCTGTTTTTGTAGGAGCCAGCATTGGTGGAATAGCCGAAATTTACGCCCAAATTCAAAAAGCAGTTGGGGCAATTGAACGGGTTTTGGAAATTATGGATGAAGGAATTGAACCGGTTGAATTACAAGAAAATGTAGTATATCAACAAGCCAAATTGCAAGGTGAGGTGAAATTTGAAAATGTAAAATTCAGGTATCCCTCCCGTCCGGAAATAGAAGTACTGAAAGACATCAATTTCAGTGCTAAAAAAGGTGAAACCATTGCCATTGTTGGTCCTAGCGGATCGGGCAAATCTACCCTTGCTTCCTTATTGTTGAGGTTTTACACCCCTGAAGAAGGTGAAATTTTATATGATGGTATTTCGAGTAAGAAATATGGCATTAGTGAATTGAGAAGTCAGATGGCTATTGTGCCACAAGATGTATTGCTATTTGGAGGCACTATTCGGGAAAACATAGCTTATGGAAAACCCAACGCTAGTTTGGAAGAAATTAAGCAAGCCGCAAAACAAGCCAATGCACTGGATTTTATTGAAAGTTTCCCGGAGAAATTTGACACCTTGGTGGGTGAACGGGGCATCAAGCTTTCGGGTGGACAACGCCAACGGATTGCTATTGCCCGGGCAGTGTTAAAAAATCCGGCTATTTTGATTTTGGATGAGGCAACCAGCAGTTTGGATAGTGAAAGCGAAAGGCTGGTTCAGGAAGCTTTGGAAAAATTAATGGTTGGGCGCACCTCCTTTGTAATTGCCCATCGTTTGTCGACCATTCGCAATGCCGATAAAATTATTGTTATTGACAAAGGAGTAGTTTTGGAACAAGGCAACCACGAGGAATTGGTCATGAATCCGGATGGTTTGTACCGCAATCTGACTAAACTTCAATACGACCAATTGGCTGTTCTGAGTTAGTGTAGAATTTGCAAAGAGACCCAACTGAGTCAAAACACTTGATTTAAACACCTGGTTGCCCAAGGTTGTAAAAGGGTTTCATAAACTGTTTGGTTTCTTAATTCAAGTGTCACCCGGTTTCATTAATTGGCATTTCTGCTTCTGATTAGGTATTGGCAGCTTGTAGTATTCGCAAAACAGGTAGGCTAAAAAGGTTAGCATAACCATAGGTCTATTTTTTAAAATTCTGATTATGCGGGCCCCCTCCGCCCTACCCTATTTTTGCTAAACCCCAAAAAAAACTGCATGGGCGTTCGGGTCACGCTATCGGCTGTAGTCCTCGTCCCCCTAGGCTAACGCCGTCGGTGTCCTGTGGGCTACTTGCCTCTATCGTTGCCCGAGGTGCAACCTAAACAGGTAATTACTAAGCAATCTTGAAAATGTATCTAGCCGCTTTGTGTAATTGGAACCATTTCAAACCTAGCAAAATTGCAATCGAATTTAAATAAAAGACTGCAACCAGGGTCTGCAGCAAATTCAAATCTAATATAAATTCCCAACCACGATGGAAAGTATCGATCCGGCGATTCCGGTAAATGTAAAAACGCACATCAAAATAACAAACATCATAGTATTCTGCAGGCGAATTTTATAATAAAATGCCAATGCAAAGCTTACCAAAGCCACTGCAAAAAGGAAGTATTTAAGCACTTTCAGAACAATTTCAGTAGTATCATACTCCCATTCCCTTTGGGATGCAATAACATTATCTTGATGCAAGGAAGTACTCCACCTGAGTTTGCTTGGTTGTCCGGTTAGAAACGGCAAAAAATCGATCCTTTTTGTGGTTTTAGCAATGGGAATCAAGCTATCTGATACCTTCCCGGAAA
It encodes:
- the gldD gene encoding gliding motility lipoprotein GldD, with the translated sequence MTNSLKSWIFALGILSIFVLFNACTDESTPRPKGYLRIALPEKQYRVYDSICPFTFDLPVYAKVLPSESQLAEPCWSNIVFPGLKATLHLSYKEVKQNLPQLLDDTRKLTNKHIPKASAIRKKLIQADDKNVYGMFIEVDGVGVASPIQFYLTDSTHHFIRGALYFNASPNADSLAPVIQFVKQDLDRLVSSFSWKSK
- a CDS encoding ATP-binding cassette domain-containing protein, yielding MAWRDTEDLPKAKINSESLSKTKRIFIYFRPYRWKYLASMVFLLLTSAVALVFPMMMGKLINAASSEIVGRINEIALWLLLIFGAQAVFSFMRIYLSFNVTENVLAVIRREVYAHMIRLPMTFFSQRRIGELNSRLSSDLVMIQDTFTTTLAEFFRQFIIIVGGIIFLAFTSIKLTLIMIMVIPLVAIFAVIFGRSIRKLSKATQDKVAESNTIVEETLQGIANVKSFANEFFESNRYNKSTQEIIKTAMKGAIARGAFASFIIFCLFGSIIFVIWEGVTLVANKELELGTMIQFILYSVFVGASIGGIAEIYAQIQKAVGAIERVLEIMDEGIEPVELQENVVYQQAKLQGEVKFENVKFRYPSRPEIEVLKDINFSAKKGETIAIVGPSGSGKSTLASLLLRFYTPEEGEILYDGISSKKYGISELRSQMAIVPQDVLLFGGTIRENIAYGKPNASLEEIKQAAKQANALDFIESFPEKFDTLVGERGIKLSGGQRQRIAIARAVLKNPAILILDEATSSLDSESERLVQEALEKLMVGRTSFVIAHRLSTIRNADKIIVIDKGVVLEQGNHEELVMNPDGLYRNLTKLQYDQLAVLS